From a single Fulvivirga ulvae genomic region:
- a CDS encoding tetratricopeptide repeat protein: MLSRFKKKYLSQSNYNADQALLIDAHLGDALIAKSFYYINANDYEKALPYLERALEYNPNSAQVLNALSNYYTNYMPNTEKYLEYALKGIQLDINSNDSVTTSFIYLHVSNALIQAGFISQARQYAEKSLAYNPQNIYSDYLRAYIIYAADDDINNLQESLINILAKDTTRLDVLQEVAKVCYYNENYELANKYYSKFLSLKESLDLDIYPSEYSKIAVLHDKLGMPDKADHYLKLFKDFADEDKSIYKHISLAAYYSYEGDQDRALQELKLFAREDDYFYWVLMFEDDPMMEKMKDHPEFDKVYKQLEDKFWRRHERIKETLAEKGLL, encoded by the coding sequence ATGCTTTCCAGGTTCAAAAAAAAGTACCTGTCGCAATCGAACTATAATGCAGACCAGGCACTGCTTATAGATGCGCACCTGGGGGATGCACTGATTGCCAAGTCATTTTACTATATAAATGCTAATGACTATGAAAAGGCTCTGCCTTATCTCGAAAGGGCTCTGGAGTACAACCCCAATTCCGCCCAGGTGCTCAATGCTCTTTCTAATTATTATACTAACTATATGCCGAATACGGAGAAATATCTTGAATATGCTCTTAAAGGGATTCAACTTGACATCAATTCCAATGATTCGGTAACAACCAGTTTTATTTACCTGCACGTAAGCAATGCGCTCATCCAGGCTGGCTTTATCAGTCAGGCCCGGCAATATGCAGAAAAATCGTTGGCGTACAACCCTCAAAACATCTATTCTGATTACCTGAGGGCTTATATTATTTATGCTGCTGACGATGACATAAACAACTTACAAGAGAGCTTGATCAACATACTGGCCAAAGATACCACCAGGCTGGACGTACTTCAGGAAGTAGCCAAGGTTTGTTATTACAATGAAAACTATGAGCTGGCGAATAAGTATTACAGCAAATTTCTAAGCCTGAAAGAATCCCTGGATCTGGATATTTACCCCTCTGAATATTCAAAAATTGCCGTGCTGCACGATAAGCTTGGTATGCCGGATAAAGCCGACCACTATTTGAAGCTTTTTAAGGATTTTGCCGATGAGGATAAATCCATTTATAAACACATCAGTCTTGCAGCATATTATTCCTATGAAGGTGACCAGGACCGGGCCTTGCAGGAGCTGAAGCTTTTTGCCAGAGAGGATGATTACTTCTATTGGGTCCTGATGTTTGAAGATGATCCTATGATGGAAAAAATGAAAGATCACCCGGAATTTGATAAGGTATACAAGCAGTTGGAGGATAAGTTCTGGAGGAGGCATGAAAGGATAAAGGAGACTCTTGCAGAGAAGGGATTGTTGTAA
- a CDS encoding helix-turn-helix domain-containing protein: MQNSTSKDSPFIRQITEIIDGNLANEQFGVSELAEAMHMSRSNLLRKVQKEASCSVSQFIRQVKLQRALEMLRNGSFTVSEISFKVGFSSTSYFIKCFREQYGYTPGEAVQSAEEEVVVKTPHKSSSDKRKYGWLAMGAGIILLVLTAIFFFNKSPGHTYPVEKSIAVLPFINNSTDSANVYIINGVMESVLGHLQKIEDLRVVSRTSVEKYRNTNRSIPEIKEELNVSYIVEGSGQKVGDEIRLNIQLIDATGDRHLWAREYQRNLGDIFDLQVDVAKSIAQEIQVIITPEEEKRIKKVPTDDMVAYDYYLQGIDALNRDSEEGVFEAIDWMEKAVKRDKNFALAYAYIAIAYYYLDAFQVQKKVPVAIEL; the protein is encoded by the coding sequence ATGCAAAATTCGACTTCTAAAGACTCACCGTTCATCAGACAGATCACGGAGATCATTGACGGGAATCTTGCCAATGAACAGTTTGGTGTTTCTGAGCTGGCCGAGGCAATGCATATGAGCCGGTCGAATCTACTGAGAAAGGTACAAAAGGAAGCGAGCTGCTCTGTGAGTCAGTTCATCCGCCAGGTAAAGTTGCAAAGAGCTTTAGAAATGCTGAGGAATGGTTCTTTTACCGTTTCTGAAATTTCCTTTAAGGTTGGTTTCAGCAGCACATCGTATTTTATAAAATGTTTTCGCGAGCAATACGGGTACACGCCAGGTGAGGCAGTTCAGTCTGCTGAGGAAGAAGTTGTAGTAAAAACACCTCATAAGTCTTCATCAGATAAAAGAAAATACGGGTGGCTGGCCATGGGTGCTGGAATAATTCTACTGGTATTGACGGCAATATTCTTTTTCAATAAATCTCCAGGGCATACTTATCCGGTAGAAAAATCTATTGCGGTGCTTCCCTTTATTAATAATAGTACCGACTCTGCCAACGTGTACATCATCAATGGCGTGATGGAGTCTGTGCTTGGGCATCTTCAGAAAATAGAAGACCTTCGTGTAGTGAGCCGCACTTCTGTGGAGAAATACAGAAATACCAACAGGAGCATTCCTGAAATTAAGGAGGAACTGAATGTGAGCTATATTGTGGAAGGCAGTGGTCAGAAGGTTGGTGACGAAATTCGGCTGAATATCCAGCTTATAGATGCCACCGGAGACAGGCATTTATGGGCCAGGGAGTACCAGCGTAATCTCGGTGACATCTTTGACTTGCAGGTTGATGTGGCCAAAAGTATAGCGCAGGAAATACAAGTGATTATTACTCCAGAGGAAGAAAAAAGAATAAAAAAAGTGCCCACTGATGATATGGTGGCCTATGACTATTATCTGCAGGGTATCGATGCGCTAAACAGGGATTCCGAAGAAGGTGTATTTGAAGCGATTGACTGGATGGAAAAAGCTGTTAAGAGGGACAAAAACTTTGCCTTGGCTTATGCCTATATTGCCATTGCTTATTATTATTTGGATGCTTTCCAGGTTCAAAAAAAAGTACCTGTCGCAATCGAACTATAA
- a CDS encoding ankyrin repeat domain-containing protein translates to MKNLTIKGLIAAVTIIWAAACNGTSQEMKSTGENVAAEAPKMSIHEAVFMGNVNAVQKHVAAGTDLDQKDQWGSTPLTIAATFDRTEAGLTLINGGADLNLQNREGSTPLQVAAFFGRTELAAALLKAGADKEIKNNQGSTALEVVTIPFDTLKPIYDQIGKDLGPFGLKLDYDRLQAERPKIASLLKK, encoded by the coding sequence ATGAAAAATTTAACGATCAAAGGATTAATAGCTGCAGTCACAATCATATGGGCTGCTGCCTGCAATGGCACCAGCCAGGAAATGAAAAGCACCGGAGAAAATGTCGCAGCCGAAGCACCGAAAATGAGTATTCATGAAGCCGTATTCATGGGTAATGTAAATGCCGTGCAGAAGCATGTGGCGGCAGGCACTGACCTGGATCAAAAAGACCAGTGGGGCTCCACACCATTAACTATTGCAGCTACATTTGATCGAACGGAGGCAGGCCTGACACTAATAAATGGTGGTGCTGACCTTAATCTGCAAAATAGAGAAGGTTCAACTCCTCTTCAGGTGGCTGCCTTTTTCGGGAGAACGGAGCTGGCAGCGGCGTTATTAAAAGCTGGTGCTGACAAGGAGATCAAAAACAACCAAGGGAGCACCGCCCTTGAGGTGGTGACTATACCTTTTGATACTTTAAAGCCTATATACGACCAGATAGGAAAAGACCTTGGACCTTTCGGGCTTAAGCTCGACTACGACAGGCTGCAAGCCGAACGCCCTAAAATTGCCTCATTGCTAAAAAAATAA
- a CDS encoding acyltransferase family protein, which yields MYKRRYDIDWIRVIAIGLLLIYHIAIVFQPWGVFIGFIQSHEPLESIWIPMSALNVWRIPLLFFVSGMGVWFALRKRNLKSLLLERTRRIFLPFVFGVLCIVPLHQLLWQDYYHQDLAWVPSPAHLWFLGNIFIYVLLLSPLFVYLREKENSWLKRWLKRLFSRPVSILIIAVPFVLETILIQPDPYEMYAVTWHGFVFGFLCFLTGFCCMLAGETFWPTVLRWRKAYLGIAIALFLIRLLVFELKGPELLLPVETLFWIFGVFGFGYKHLNKPSDTLHSLSQAAYPVYIVHMVWLYLGSYLILPLEMAVELKFTSVIVFTAMGCYVNYEVIRRVTWLRPLSGLNKGKDISAEEIKVVSY from the coding sequence ATGTATAAAAGAAGATATGACATCGACTGGATCAGGGTGATTGCCATTGGTTTATTATTGATTTACCACATTGCAATCGTATTCCAGCCCTGGGGCGTTTTCATAGGCTTTATTCAGAGCCATGAGCCACTTGAATCTATCTGGATACCCATGTCTGCTCTGAATGTATGGCGCATTCCGCTGCTGTTTTTTGTTTCAGGCATGGGAGTTTGGTTCGCCCTGCGCAAACGCAACCTGAAGTCCCTCCTGCTGGAACGCACCAGGCGGATCTTTCTGCCTTTTGTGTTCGGAGTGTTGTGTATTGTACCACTTCACCAGCTATTGTGGCAGGATTATTACCATCAGGATCTGGCATGGGTACCTTCACCTGCGCATCTTTGGTTTCTGGGCAACATCTTCATCTATGTACTGCTCTTATCCCCACTATTTGTCTACCTGAGGGAGAAGGAAAACTCCTGGCTGAAGAGATGGTTAAAGCGGCTGTTCTCCCGTCCCGTGAGTATACTGATCATTGCTGTACCATTTGTATTAGAAACAATACTGATCCAGCCCGACCCTTACGAAATGTATGCCGTTACCTGGCATGGGTTCGTCTTTGGTTTTCTTTGCTTTCTTACAGGATTCTGCTGTATGCTGGCAGGTGAAACGTTCTGGCCAACAGTACTGAGGTGGCGCAAGGCCTACCTGGGGATAGCAATTGCATTATTTCTCATCCGGCTCCTCGTTTTTGAGCTTAAAGGGCCTGAACTGCTCTTGCCTGTAGAAACCCTGTTCTGGATATTTGGCGTGTTTGGTTTTGGCTACAAACATCTCAACAAACCGAGTGACACGCTGCACTCACTAAGCCAGGCCGCTTACCCGGTTTACATCGTGCATATGGTTTGGCTGTACCTTGGCTCTTATTTGATTTTGCCTTTGGAAATGGCTGTGGAGTTGAAATTTACATCAGTAATTGTTTTTACAGCCATGGGGTGCTATGTCAATTATGAGGTTATCCGCCGGGTAACTTGGCTCAGGCCTTTATCTGGGTTAAATAAGGGTAAAGATATCAGTGCAGAAGAAATTAAGGTGGTCAGTTACTGA
- a CDS encoding NAD-dependent epimerase/dehydratase family protein, with the protein MKKKILITGSSGHSGNQISNLLKEKYDVVGVDLVEGEHTHHRGSLTDRDFVFRIANGMSAIIHTASLHAPHVATHSRKDFIDTNISGTLNLLEASGANGVTKFIYTSTTSLYGESLNNENEAVWITEETPTIPRDIYDITKIAAEGLCRDFFSKDGLQTSVLRISRFWNESMERRLFYRMYRGLDVRDVALAHQLAIEKEFLQFDIFNISAQSIFTKDDLFDLKHNLGKLLEKKIPELITYYKMMNWAIPDSIDRVYVIDKARRDLGYEPAYNIERMLNDQIKTTSQS; encoded by the coding sequence ATGAAAAAGAAAATTCTAATTACAGGAAGTTCAGGGCATTCAGGAAACCAGATATCAAATTTACTCAAAGAAAAATATGATGTAGTTGGTGTTGATCTGGTTGAAGGGGAACATACCCATCATAGGGGAAGTCTGACAGATAGAGATTTTGTGTTCCGCATTGCAAATGGCATGAGCGCAATAATACATACTGCATCACTTCATGCCCCACATGTTGCTACCCATTCCAGGAAGGATTTTATAGATACAAATATTTCTGGAACCTTAAACCTGCTCGAAGCATCCGGGGCAAATGGAGTCACAAAATTTATCTACACGAGTACCACTTCCTTATATGGTGAAAGCCTGAACAATGAAAACGAGGCGGTATGGATAACAGAGGAGACGCCAACCATTCCCCGTGATATCTACGACATTACCAAAATAGCCGCCGAAGGATTGTGTCGTGATTTCTTCAGTAAAGATGGATTACAAACTTCGGTCTTAAGAATCTCAAGATTTTGGAATGAATCAATGGAGAGAAGGCTGTTTTACCGGATGTATCGGGGTTTGGATGTACGCGATGTTGCTTTAGCTCATCAGTTGGCAATCGAAAAGGAATTTCTACAGTTTGATATTTTCAACATTTCAGCCCAAAGCATTTTTACGAAAGATGACTTGTTTGATTTAAAGCATAACCTTGGAAAACTGCTCGAAAAGAAAATCCCGGAATTGATAACCTACTATAAAATGATGAATTGGGCAATTCCGGATTCAATAGACAGAGTTTACGTTATAGATAAGGCCAGGAGAGACCTGGGGTATGAACCGGCGTATAACATTGAGCGAATGCTGAACGACCAGATTAAAACTACTTCTCAATCATAA
- a CDS encoding transporter, with the protein MKKILIILLCAIGHQVAACDVCGCKLGGLYFGILPQFESHFIGLRYSHAAFNATIKYNSEYLDDEFSDDTYQRIELLGKYAISPKWQINAVVPYMMNKMDGSHQKVEASGMGDPVILLYYNAFNNSENMARNLKHVLLLGGGLKLPLGKYDQDDQGEIINRNFQLGSGSVDYIVSLNYTARLNKIGVNLESSYKMNTANKDDYRFGNQFNMSGYLFYSLEKPLFSVLPFGGVFYEQAAMHEHGKIDEINTGGDAYFATAGVQLYRGKFNVLAQYQIPVSQSYNVDKTATIEAGNRLTLSAIFSIRSKNN; encoded by the coding sequence ATGAAAAAAATATTAATAATACTGTTATGTGCTATCGGGCATCAGGTAGCTGCATGTGATGTGTGTGGCTGCAAACTCGGCGGCCTTTACTTTGGAATATTACCACAATTTGAAAGTCACTTTATAGGCTTGCGTTATAGTCATGCGGCCTTTAATGCCACCATAAAATACAACAGCGAATACCTGGACGACGAATTTTCCGATGATACTTACCAGCGTATCGAATTACTGGGCAAATATGCGATTAGCCCTAAATGGCAAATAAACGCTGTAGTGCCTTATATGATGAATAAAATGGATGGCAGCCACCAAAAAGTAGAAGCTTCGGGCATGGGTGACCCGGTTATATTGCTGTACTATAATGCTTTTAACAACAGTGAAAATATGGCCCGTAACCTGAAACACGTCCTTTTGTTAGGAGGAGGGCTGAAACTACCGTTGGGCAAGTACGATCAGGACGATCAGGGAGAAATTATCAATCGTAATTTTCAGTTAGGTTCAGGAAGCGTTGATTACATAGTTTCATTAAATTATACTGCCCGTTTAAACAAGATCGGTGTAAATCTGGAGTCTTCGTATAAAATGAATACCGCTAATAAAGATGATTATCGCTTTGGTAACCAGTTTAACATGAGCGGTTATTTGTTCTATTCATTAGAAAAACCTCTTTTTTCAGTTCTCCCGTTTGGAGGTGTATTTTATGAGCAGGCGGCTATGCATGAGCATGGGAAGATAGATGAGATCAATACCGGGGGAGATGCGTATTTTGCTACAGCCGGGGTACAGCTATACCGGGGAAAATTCAATGTGCTTGCCCAGTACCAGATACCAGTGTCACAAAGCTATAATGTAGATAAGACAGCCACCATAGAGGCCGGAAACCGCCTGACCCTAAGCGCAATATTTAGTATCAGGTCTAAAAATAATTGA
- a CDS encoding cytochrome-c peroxidase translates to MFGSNKYAHLAICSVCICLFVSCEKDTDMTPDNTYAFTKPANFPEPTYTFDNNEVTKKGFELGRKLFFDPILSKDGSISCNNCHIQSTAFADSQQHPLSVGIDNRLGIRNAPSLANMAFYPDFFWDGGVNHLDFVPINAIESEFEMGETLSNVVQKLNDHDEYPGLFKEAFGTDKVTSPFMLQALSQFMLLMVSSNSPYDQYVRGEGISLSETELKGLELFNSKCTSCHSGELFTDFSYRNNGISGEFTDEGRGLITESSDDVGKFRVPSLRNVALTAPYMHNARFSTLQEVLDHYDEGIQQSSTLDPLLAEGISLNEQEKEQIIAFLKTLTDQEFRSDKRFQNN, encoded by the coding sequence ATGTTTGGAAGTAATAAATATGCACACCTGGCCATATGCTCGGTGTGCATATGCCTGTTCGTATCCTGCGAAAAAGACACGGATATGACACCCGACAACACTTATGCCTTTACGAAACCTGCAAACTTTCCCGAGCCAACATATACCTTTGATAACAATGAGGTTACCAAAAAGGGGTTTGAGCTTGGCAGGAAGCTTTTTTTCGACCCTATACTATCAAAAGATGGAAGCATCTCCTGTAACAACTGCCACATACAGTCCACGGCATTTGCGGATTCACAGCAGCATCCGCTGAGTGTAGGTATAGATAACCGTTTGGGAATAAGGAACGCACCATCGCTGGCCAACATGGCATTTTATCCTGATTTTTTCTGGGATGGAGGCGTTAACCATCTCGATTTTGTGCCTATAAATGCCATTGAAAGTGAATTTGAAATGGGGGAGACTTTGAGCAACGTTGTACAGAAGCTAAATGATCATGATGAATACCCGGGTCTGTTTAAAGAGGCGTTTGGTACAGACAAGGTTACGTCACCATTCATGTTACAGGCACTATCGCAGTTTATGCTTCTGATGGTTTCTTCCAATTCCCCATACGATCAATATGTTCGTGGCGAAGGTATATCCTTATCGGAGACGGAATTGAAAGGGCTTGAGCTTTTCAATTCCAAATGCACTAGCTGCCACAGCGGTGAACTGTTTACTGATTTTAGCTACCGCAACAATGGGATAAGTGGGGAGTTTACCGATGAAGGAAGAGGCTTGATTACAGAGAGTAGCGACGATGTCGGTAAATTTCGTGTACCAAGTTTGCGTAATGTAGCTTTGACTGCTCCATATATGCATAATGCCCGGTTCAGTACCCTTCAAGAAGTACTTGACCATTATGATGAAGGCATTCAACAGTCATCAACACTTGACCCGTTGCTTGCCGAAGGAATCTCGCTCAACGAGCAGGAGAAAGAGCAGATCATAGCTTTTTTAAAAACATTAACAGATCAGGAATTCCGGTCAGATAAACGATTTCAAAATAATTGA
- a CDS encoding MbnP family protein, translated as MKLYNLLVMTLMALVLLACNDDDSDDAQSFGTFQLEFDHRVGDKQMQLSEAGSADYVFSTGSGEAFNLTLFGYYVGKIKLEGPNGELYEDEISITAAEVKGYYHVLQNEASSKYITLENVPAGTYNKVTFIIGVEEDGVEEGAAGGVLDPAEGAWFWNWNAGYIGFAIEGAAENSAQEKVEGDGWVIHEKSFSLHVGGWKDVEPVTGESQKFVNNVKTVTLDFDSEIRVAENLEPNAHIIVDLLKVLDGADIDFSTTYSVHSPKAGQPLANVIPDVFILDHTHQ; from the coding sequence ATGAAATTATATAATCTTTTGGTCATGACGCTCATGGCCCTGGTACTATTGGCTTGTAATGACGACGATTCTGATGATGCTCAGAGTTTTGGAACCTTTCAGCTGGAGTTTGATCATAGAGTGGGAGACAAGCAGATGCAGCTGTCTGAAGCAGGTTCTGCGGATTATGTTTTCTCTACTGGTTCGGGAGAGGCATTTAACTTAACCCTGTTTGGCTATTATGTGGGAAAAATCAAATTGGAAGGCCCTAATGGAGAGCTTTATGAAGACGAAATCAGCATCACTGCGGCGGAGGTAAAAGGCTACTATCATGTGTTGCAAAATGAGGCATCATCCAAATACATTACCCTCGAAAACGTTCCTGCCGGCACCTATAACAAGGTAACTTTTATTATTGGAGTTGAAGAAGACGGAGTAGAGGAAGGTGCTGCCGGAGGTGTGTTAGACCCTGCCGAAGGAGCCTGGTTTTGGAACTGGAATGCCGGTTATATTGGATTTGCTATAGAGGGAGCGGCTGAAAACTCTGCACAGGAAAAAGTAGAAGGAGATGGGTGGGTTATCCATGAGAAATCTTTTTCACTGCATGTAGGCGGGTGGAAAGACGTAGAGCCTGTAACCGGCGAGTCACAAAAATTTGTCAATAATGTAAAGACCGTGACGCTGGACTTTGATTCTGAGATCAGGGTAGCCGAAAATCTGGAGCCAAATGCTCACATTATCGTTGACCTGCTTAAAGTACTGGATGGTGCAGACATAGATTTTTCAACTACCTACTCTGTCCATTCACCCAAGGCAGGACAACCACTGGCCAACGTTATTCCTGATGTGTTTATATTAGATCATACCCATCAGTAA
- a CDS encoding superoxide dismutase family protein, whose amino-acid sequence MKKAFLLTWVVCGMLLSACTDSENENTDFTGRQVTYNLLQASDFPVYGTVTFMERADLGLQVEVKLEGTDGEAYHPVHFHYGDLGTQDADIAFTLNDLYADTGKSSTMLNDLIDNGKFGYDDLLKFDGSVKIHLSATGEGKDVVLAATNIGTAFSKQNSTGRLSIAVCKSN is encoded by the coding sequence ATGAAAAAGGCGTTTTTATTGACATGGGTAGTATGCGGTATGCTTTTATCTGCCTGCACTGATAGTGAGAATGAAAACACTGATTTCACCGGCCGGCAAGTGACCTATAACCTTTTGCAGGCCTCTGACTTCCCTGTTTATGGCACGGTAACCTTCATGGAAAGAGCTGACTTGGGTCTGCAGGTGGAAGTCAAGCTTGAGGGTACGGATGGAGAAGCGTATCACCCTGTTCATTTCCACTATGGCGACTTGGGCACCCAGGATGCCGATATTGCCTTCACCCTTAACGACCTTTATGCCGACACCGGGAAAAGTAGCACTATGCTTAATGACCTGATTGATAACGGCAAGTTTGGCTATGATGACCTGCTTAAATTCGATGGCAGTGTAAAGATACATTTATCTGCCACCGGCGAGGGAAAAGACGTTGTTCTTGCTGCAACTAATATTGGTACTGCTTTCTCCAAACAAAACTCTACGGGCCGTCTGAGTATCGCGGTGTGTAAAAGTAACTAG
- a CDS encoding eCIS core domain-containing protein produces the protein MRDNILSNNHGEGSRLNKNMTSLDRDISKSQHSLIKNHFADLHSDNNQLSLNTKNPANETGLPNELKAGIENLSGHSLDDVKVNYNSSKPAQLQAHAYAQGTEIHLAPGQERHLPHEAWHVVQQKQGRVKPTVQLKDTVNINDDTSLEKEADVMGSKALQMNIFDTITKQTTVNQNNPELNNQDNVTQRKLIFHTPKNTKKNKKHNKGWRSFENTVFESGSLTEDEIKAINIKILQQACSDIPTLQERMEESNNNSVIVERGLHCDQQDSESLEYTPESEPHLTIKFVTLGGANKASFHVFAKKVEDSWNYSHVQANNEDAKKLLEEVDNVQGDMELDDDPISEGEQAVYSNGVLQHPNDKKLLDQLWVEGDIEGLINLGHSLMQEGDEVALDLVEDIKVLVSEMQAQREANSYSGNTTQFKQNEQTNGGAQVIQLGKKGNKKQEKQKAAAKNKRRSEQSKADRNAFRALQYETTSKQDARSKQKAARKFKGNLAHGFGDSNSGKQGKTKAGLKSINKEVAEKKKADKLAKRQAAAKKKHQEWLDRQDRDDRGGAGNGHGVLVSDN, from the coding sequence ATGAGGGATAACATATTGAGCAATAATCATGGTGAGGGCAGTAGACTCAATAAAAATATGACAAGCCTAGACCGTGATATTTCCAAAAGTCAACATTCACTTATTAAAAATCACTTTGCTGACTTGCATAGCGATAACAACCAGTTATCGCTGAATACTAAAAATCCTGCTAATGAAACAGGACTTCCTAATGAACTAAAGGCTGGTATAGAAAATCTCTCAGGCCACTCTCTCGATGACGTAAAGGTAAATTACAATTCCAGCAAACCCGCTCAGTTACAAGCTCATGCATATGCCCAAGGCACGGAGATTCATTTAGCTCCTGGACAAGAAAGACATCTTCCACATGAAGCCTGGCATGTCGTACAACAAAAGCAAGGAAGAGTTAAGCCTACCGTACAGCTGAAAGACACTGTAAATATCAACGACGATACCAGCCTCGAAAAAGAGGCAGATGTAATGGGAAGTAAGGCTTTGCAAATGAATATTTTCGACACTATAACTAAACAAACCACAGTAAATCAAAATAATCCTGAACTTAACAATCAAGATAATGTCACTCAAAGGAAATTAATCTTCCATACCCCAAAAAACACAAAGAAAAACAAAAAACACAATAAAGGATGGAGATCATTTGAAAATACAGTATTCGAATCAGGATCATTAACAGAAGACGAAATAAAAGCTATAAACATTAAAATATTACAACAGGCTTGTTCAGATATTCCAACACTTCAAGAGAGGATGGAGGAATCGAACAATAATAGTGTAATCGTTGAAAGAGGGCTCCATTGCGATCAGCAGGATTCCGAGTCATTGGAGTACACGCCCGAATCAGAACCTCACCTGACAATTAAATTTGTAACCTTGGGTGGAGCAAATAAAGCTTCATTTCATGTTTTTGCAAAAAAAGTAGAGGATAGTTGGAACTACTCACACGTACAAGCGAACAACGAGGATGCAAAAAAACTTTTGGAAGAAGTTGATAATGTACAAGGAGATATGGAGTTGGATGATGATCCTATATCTGAAGGTGAACAAGCCGTTTATTCCAATGGTGTTTTACAACACCCAAATGATAAGAAATTACTAGACCAGTTGTGGGTTGAGGGTGATATTGAAGGGCTAATTAATCTTGGCCATTCTTTAATGCAAGAGGGAGATGAGGTTGCTTTGGATTTGGTTGAAGACATTAAAGTTCTAGTATCCGAGATGCAGGCACAAAGAGAAGCAAATAGCTATTCAGGTAATACCACGCAGTTCAAACAAAACGAACAAACCAACGGGGGTGCTCAGGTAATCCAACTTGGAAAGAAAGGTAACAAGAAACAAGAAAAACAAAAAGCTGCAGCAAAAAATAAAAGAAGATCTGAACAAAGCAAAGCTGACAGAAATGCATTTCGTGCACTGCAATACGAAACAACTTCCAAACAGGACGCACGCTCAAAACAAAAAGCTGCAAGGAAATTCAAAGGCAATCTGGCACATGGGTTCGGAGACTCTAATAGTGGAAAACAGGGTAAAACCAAGGCTGGACTGAAGAGTATAAATAAAGAAGTTGCTGAAAAGAAAAAAGCAGACAAGCTGGCAAAGAGGCAAGCAGCTGCCAAAAAGAAACATCAGGAATGGCTCGACCGTCAGGACAGGGACGATAGAGGTGGTGCCGGTAATGGACATGGGGTGTTGGTAAGCGATAATTGA
- a CDS encoding DUF2200 domain-containing protein has protein sequence MNKSETHHQRIAKMAFASVYPMYLAKVEKKGRTRDELHEVIQWLTGFNTKKMEELIKEGVTFETFFQRAELNPNAYLITGMICGYRVEEIENPLTQQVRYLDKLVDELAKGRKMEKILRSS, from the coding sequence ATGAACAAATCCGAAACACATCATCAGCGTATTGCAAAAATGGCTTTTGCGTCTGTCTATCCAATGTACCTGGCAAAGGTGGAGAAAAAGGGCCGTACTAGAGATGAACTACATGAAGTCATTCAGTGGTTAACAGGCTTCAACACAAAAAAAATGGAGGAACTCATCAAGGAAGGGGTAACTTTTGAAACGTTCTTCCAGCGTGCTGAGCTTAATCCCAATGCGTATCTCATTACCGGTATGATCTGCGGATATCGTGTGGAGGAAATAGAGAACCCTTTAACACAACAGGTTCGCTATTTAGATAAGCTTGTAGATGAGCTGGCTAAGGGAAGGAAGATGGAGAAGATATTGCGTAGTTCATAG
- the arr gene encoding NAD(+)--rifampin ADP-ribosyltransferase, whose translation METDKTIDYSLTFYHGTKADLKTGDLIEAGYISNYGKRRKAKYIYLTATLDAAIWGAELASGEGRERIYIVEPTGLIEDDPNLTDKKFPGNPTKSYRSLHPFKVVGEITAWQGHSPEQLKAMKDHLAELKRQGIEAIED comes from the coding sequence TTGGAAACAGACAAGACAATAGACTATTCACTGACATTCTATCACGGCACGAAAGCAGACCTTAAAACAGGCGATCTCATAGAAGCAGGCTATATCTCTAACTATGGCAAAAGGAGAAAAGCTAAGTACATATACCTTACAGCTACCCTGGATGCAGCCATTTGGGGGGCAGAACTTGCCTCAGGTGAAGGGCGTGAAAGAATCTATATCGTTGAGCCAACGGGTTTAATCGAGGACGATCCAAATTTGACAGATAAGAAATTTCCGGGTAACCCTACAAAGTCGTACCGCTCTCTCCATCCGTTTAAAGTTGTAGGAGAGATTACTGCCTGGCAGGGCCACTCTCCGGAGCAGCTCAAAGCTATGAAGGACCATCTTGCCGAACTTAAACGGCAGGGTATTGAGGCCATTGAGGATTAA